One genomic window of Arvicola amphibius chromosome 4, mArvAmp1.2, whole genome shotgun sequence includes the following:
- the Slc16a5 gene encoding monocarboxylate transporter 6 isoform X2 translates to MPQVLEQPDGRWAWAVLLAGMVTQALTLGFPSCIGVFFTDLQRDFQATNSETSWFPSIMGAMLHGGGPLCSILIKRFGCRVTMMLGGILSSLGMVASSFSGSLSQLFLTAGLITGLLLDVTNNFKSIFYTSSFLLISASIFIGGGFYAEEKKRKLKQNGQAKVEDAISESAPMQGLSSEDKDGTRKQECPEHICYVTSV, encoded by the exons ATGCCCCAGGTTCTGGAACAACCAGATGGCCGATGGGCCTGGGCAGTCCTGCTGGCCGGCATGGTCACCCAGGCCCTCACCTTGGGCTTCCCTTCCTGCATCGGCGTCTTCTTCACTGATCTACAACGTGACTTCCAGGCCACCAACAGTGAGACCTCATGGTTTCCCTCTATCATGGGGGCCATGCTCCATGGTGGGG GACCCCTGTGCAGCATCCTGATAAAACGTTTTGGCTGCCGAGTGACCATGATGCTGGGGGGCATACTGTCcagcctgggcatggtggccagcTCCTTCTCTGGCTCGCTCAGCCAGCTCTTCCTCACGGCGGGATTGATCACAG GGCTCCTGCTGGACGTGACCAACAACTTCAAGTCCATTTTCTACACCTCAAGCTTCTTGCTCATCTCAGCCTCCATCTTCATCGGCGGGGGCTTCTACGccgaggagaagaagaggaaactgaagcaaAATGGGCAAGCCAAGGTGGAAGATGCCATCTCGGAGTCTGCCCCAATGCAGGGTCTTAGCTCAGAAGACAAGGACGGCACCAGGAAGCAAGAGTGCCCTGAACACATATGCTACGTGACCAGTGTCTGA
- the Slc16a5 gene encoding monocarboxylate transporter 6 isoform X1, which translates to MPQVLEQPDGRWAWAVLLAGMVTQALTLGFPSCIGVFFTDLQRDFQATNSETSWFPSIMGAMLHGGGPLCSILIKRFGCRVTMMLGGILSSLGMVASSFSGSLSQLFLTAGLITGLGMCFSFQSSITVMGLYFVRRRPLANALASIGNSLGVTLWPLLARYLLETLGWRGAFLIFGGILLHCCVCGAILRPVATHAAPEPKEEPPPPPKTPTRSCLATCVSTIQYHLALDLLRHNMGFCIYVVGVTWMTLGFPLPHIFLVPYAMHHGVDEYWAAMLMSVVGFCNIFLRPVAGLLAGRKSLAAYRKYLFTAAILANGLTNLICTVSAEFTVLLSYCLVYSLSMCGIGILIFEVLMDTVPMDRFPSALGLFTVLCGVASLISPPLAGLLLDVTNNFKSIFYTSSFLLISASIFIGGGFYAEEKKRKLKQNGQAKVEDAISESAPMQGLSSEDKDGTRKQECPEHICYVTSV; encoded by the exons ATGCCCCAGGTTCTGGAACAACCAGATGGCCGATGGGCCTGGGCAGTCCTGCTGGCCGGCATGGTCACCCAGGCCCTCACCTTGGGCTTCCCTTCCTGCATCGGCGTCTTCTTCACTGATCTACAACGTGACTTCCAGGCCACCAACAGTGAGACCTCATGGTTTCCCTCTATCATGGGGGCCATGCTCCATGGTGGGG GACCCCTGTGCAGCATCCTGATAAAACGTTTTGGCTGCCGAGTGACCATGATGCTGGGGGGCATACTGTCcagcctgggcatggtggccagcTCCTTCTCTGGCTCGCTCAGCCAGCTCTTCCTCACGGCGGGATTGATCACAG GCCTGGGCATGTGTTTCAGCTTCCAGTCAAGCATCACAGTGATGGGCTTGTATTTTGTCCGCCGCCGGCCGCTGGCCAATGCACTGGCCTCCATAGGCAACTCTCTGGGTGTCACTCTCTGGCCACTGCTGGCCCGATACCTCCTGGAAACGCTGGGCTGGAGAGGCGCCTTCCTCATCTTTGGCGGCATCTTGCTTCACTGCTGTGTATGTGGAGCCATCCTGAGGCCCGTTGCCACCCACGCGGCCCCTGAGCCCAAAGAAGAgccccctccacctcccaagacaCCTACGCGCAGCTGCTTGGCAACGTGCGTCTCAACCATCCAGTACCACCTGGCCTTGGACCTCCTTCGGCACAATATGGGCTTCTGCATATATGTAGTGGGTGTGACGTGGATGACGCTGGGCTTCCCACTGCCGCATATCTTCCTGGTGCCGTATGCCATGCACCACGGGGTGGACGAGTATTGGGCGGCCATGCTCATGTCGGTCGTCGGGTTTTGCAACATCTTTTTGCGGCCCGTGGCGGGGCTGCTGGCAGGCAGGAAGAGTTTGGCTGCCTACCGGAAGTATCTGTTCACCGCGGCGATCCTTGCCAATGGGCTCACCAATCTGATATGCACAGTGTCGGCGGAGTTCACGGTGCTCCTGAGCTATTGCCTGGTGTACAGCCTGTCCATGTGCGGCATCGGGATCCTCATCTTCGAGGTCCTCATGGACACTGTCCCAATGGACCGGTTCCCCAGTGCCCTGGGCCTCTTCACTGTCTTATGTGGCGTGGCTTCTCTCATCTCTCCACCACTGGCTG GGCTCCTGCTGGACGTGACCAACAACTTCAAGTCCATTTTCTACACCTCAAGCTTCTTGCTCATCTCAGCCTCCATCTTCATCGGCGGGGGCTTCTACGccgaggagaagaagaggaaactgaagcaaAATGGGCAAGCCAAGGTGGAAGATGCCATCTCGGAGTCTGCCCCAATGCAGGGTCTTAGCTCAGAAGACAAGGACGGCACCAGGAAGCAAGAGTGCCCTGAACACATATGCTACGTGACCAGTGTCTGA